Proteins from a genomic interval of Rosa chinensis cultivar Old Blush chromosome 2, RchiOBHm-V2, whole genome shotgun sequence:
- the LOC112188983 gene encoding AAA-ATPase ASD, mitochondrial isoform X1, translating to MMMMMGEMWPQLGSVIASAMFAYAMFQQYFPYQLRGPIEKYTQKLFGYVYPYIQISFDEYSGEWFKRSELFATIQSYLSTKSSTEAKRLKAQDVKDSKSLVLAMDDNEEVTDEFQGIKLWWASRKNPPKQSSFSFYPQSDEKRHYKLTFHRRHRDIIMGSYLDHVRKQGKAIAVSNRQRKLYINNPAQNWSGYKATKWSPVVFEHPATFETIAMEPKKKEEIVNDLIKFSKGKDYYAKIGKAWKRGYLLYGPPGTGKSTMIAAMSNLMNYDVYDLELTTVKNNTELRKLLIDTPNKAIIVIEDIDCSLDLTGQRKKKKEKDDEDKEENDPIKKMRGGEESKPSEVTLSGLLNFIDGIWSACGGERIIVFTTNYVDKLDPALIRRGRMDKHIELSYCCYEAFKVLARNYLDIESHELFGTIERLLGETNMTPADVAENLMPKSDIEGADSCLKALIEALETAKEEARVKAEEEMRLKAEEEAKLKAEKEAKLKEEEEAKLKAEKEEKEKVESAKDVVKCKLCNGTSAKQDGKENGVIH from the exons atg atgatgatgatgggagAAATGTGGCCTCAGCTGGGCTCAGTGATTGCCAGTGCCATGTTTGCATATGCCATGTTTCAACAATACTTTCCTTATCAACTTCGAGGCCCTATTGAAAAATATACCCAGAAATTGTTCGGCTATGTGTACCCTTACATCCAAATTTCCTTTGATGAATATTCCGGCGAGTGGTTCAAGCGCAGTGAACTCTTTGCTACCATCCAAAGCTACCTCAGCACCAAGTCCTCTACAGAAGCGAAACGACTGAAAGCTCAAGATGTCAAAGACAGCAAGTCTCTAGTCCTTGCCATGGATGATAATGAAGAGGTGACAGATGAGTTTCAAGGCATTAAGCTGTGGTGGGCTTCTAGGAAAAACCCGCCTAAACAATCTTCATTCTCCTTCTATCCTCAGTCTGATGAGAAAAGACATTATAAGCTGACCTTCCACAGACGCCACCGCGATATAATCATGGGGTCTTATCTAGACCATGTGAGGAAACAAGGTAAGGCAATAGCAGTGAGCAACAGGCAAAGAAAGCTCTACATTAACAATCCTGCTCAGAATTGGTCTGGATACAAAGCAACTAAATGGAGCCCTGTAGTCTTTGAGCACCCTGCAACATTTGAGACCATAGCAATGGAGccgaaaaagaaagaggaaattgTCAATGACCTCATCAAGTTCAGCAAGGGAAAAGACTACTATGCGAAAATAGGGAAGGCTTGGAAGCGGGGTTATCTCCTGTATGGGCCACCAGGCACTGGTAAGTCCACTATGATTGCTGCCATGTCTAACCTCATGAACTATGATGTTTATGATCTTGAACTGACCACGGTGAAGAACAACACTGAGCTGAGGAAGCTGCTGATTGACACTCCAAACAAGGCTATTATTGTGATTGAGGACATTGATTGCTCCCTTGATCTCACGGGGCaacgaaagaagaagaaggagaaggatgatgaagataaagaagaaaatgatcCGATTAAGAAAATGAGGGGAGGAGAAGAAAGCAAACCAAGTGAGGTTACGTTATCCGGGCTATTGAACTTCATTGATGGTATTTGGTCAGCTTGTGGAGGTGAAAGAATCATTGTGTTTACCACTAATTATGTGGACAAACTTGATCCTGCTCTCATAAGAAGAGGAAGGATGGACAAGCATATTGAATTGTCCTACTGTTGCTATGAAGCATTCAAAGTGCTTGCAAGGAACTATTTGGATATAGAGTCGCATGAACTGTTTGGTACCATTGAACGGTTGTTGGGGGAGACCAACATGACTCCAGCTGATGTGGCAGAGAATTTGATGCCCAAATCTGATATAGAGGGTGCTGATTCTTGTTTGAAGGCCTTGATTGAAGCTCTCGAGACTGCAAAGGAGGAGGCAAGAGTGAAGGCTGAGGAAGAAATGAGACTGAAAGCAGAGGAAGAAGCCAAACTGAAGGCAGAGAAAGAAGCAAAAttgaaggaagaggaagaagcaaaattgaaggcagagaaagaagagaaggaaaaggtcgagtctgctaaagatgtgGTGAAATGTAAATTATGTAATGGAACATCAGCCAAACAAGACGGGAAAGAAAATGGAGTCATCCATTGA
- the LOC121051667 gene encoding AAA-ATPase ASD, mitochondrial-like: MLKRMMMREMWLWPQLGSVLASMMFAYAMFNRYFPYQLPSHIQRYTLKWFGCVYPCIQISFDEYGGELHKRSDMFTSIQSYLSTKSSTEAKRLKAKEVKGSKSLVLVMDDNEEVTDEFQGIKLWWASRKSAPRQSSSFPFYTQSDEKRRYKLTFHRRHRDIVTGSYLDQVRKEGKATAVSHRQRKLYINNPVSGYKTRKWSSVAFDHPATFER; encoded by the coding sequence ATGCTCAAGAGGATGATGATGAGAGAAATGTGGTTGTGGCCTCAACTGGGCTCAGTGCTGGCAAGTATGATGTTTGCGTATGCCATGTTTAACCGATACTTTCCTTATCAACTTCCGAGCCATATTCAAAGATATACCTTAAAATGGTTTGGGTGTGTGTACCCTTGCATCCAAATTTCCTTTGATGAATATGGCGGCGAGTTGCACAAGCGCAGTGACATGTTCACTTCCATCCAAAGCTACCTCAGCACCAAGTcatctacagaagcaaaacggCTCAAAGCAAAAGAAGTCAAGGGTAGCAAGTCTCTAGTCCTTGTCATGGATGACAATGAAGAGGTGACTGATGAATTCCAAGGCATTAAGCTCTGGTGGGCTTCCAGGAAAAGCGCACCAAGGCAATCTTCATCATTTCCTTTCTATACTCAGTCTGATGAGAAGAGACGTTATAAGCTCACATTCCATAGACGCCACAGGGACATAGTCACAGGGTCTTACCTCGACCAAGTGAGAAAAGAAGGGAAGGCAACAGCAGTGAGTCATAGGCAAAGGAAGCTTTACATTAACAATCCTGTTTCTGGATACAAAACGAGGAAATGGAGCTCCGTAGCCTTTGATCACCCTGCAACATTTGAGAGATAG
- the LOC112188984 gene encoding AAA-ATPase At3g28580 isoform X2: protein MADNEEVTEEFRGIKIWWASMKDSSKKNSFSFYPEYDEKRHFKLTFHRQHRDVIMGCYLDHVRKEGKEIAMRNRQRKLYINNSGKGKWSHVMFEHPATFETLAMDPNKKEEIVNDLVKFSAGKEYYAKIGKAWKRGYLLYGPPGTGKSTMIAAMSNLMNYDVYDLELTAVKDNTELRKLLIDITGKSIIVIEDIDCSLDLTGQRKKKKEEEDKEVKDPIQKMSGEEETTTSKVTLSGLLNFIDGIWSACGGERLIVFTTNYVDKLDPALIRRGRMDKHVELSYCCYESFKVLVRNYLDLESHKLFGSIQRLLGETNMTPADVAENLMPKSVFEDADSCLKNLIEALEAAKEEARMKAEEEAKLKAEKEAKEKHETANEQVKCNGTSAEGRLCEEVKENGV, encoded by the coding sequence ATGGCGGATAATGAAGAAGTTACTGAGGAGTTTCGAGGGATCAAGATCTGGTGGGCTTCTATGAAAGACTCGTCCAAAAAGAACTCCTTTTCTTTCTATCCTGAGTACGATGAGAAGAGACATTTCAAGCTAACTTTCCACAGACAACATAGGGATGTAATCATGGGGTGTTATCTTGATCATGTTAGGAAAGAAGGGAAGGAGATTGCGATGAGGAATAGACAAAGAAAGCTTTACATCAACAACAGCGGCAAAGGGAAGTGGAGTCATGTGATGTTTGAGCACCCTGCAACATTTGAGACTTTAGCAATGGACCCAAACAAGAAAGAGGAAATAGTGAATGATCTGGTGAAGTTTAGCGCTGGGAAAGAGTACTATGCTAAAATCGGGAAGGCTTGGAAGCGAGGCTATCTTCTATATGGGCCACCAGGAACTGGGAAGTCAACCATGATTGCTGCAATGTCTAACCTCATGAACTATGATGTTTATGATCTTGAGTTGACGGCTGTCAAGGATAACACTGAATTGAGGAAGCTGTTGATTGACATAACAGGGAAGTCGATTATCGTGATTGAAGACATTGATTGCTCGCTTGATCTTACtggtcaaagaaagaagaaaaaagaggaggAAGATAAGGAAGTAAAGGACCCGATTCAGAAAATGagtggggaagaagaaaccacaaCCAGCAAGGTTACTTTGTCAGGGCTGTTGAACTTTATTGATGGGATATGGTCAGCTTGTGGAGGTGAAAGATTGATCGTGTTTACTACTAACTATGTGGACAAGCTTGATCCTGCTCTTATAAGAAGAGGAAGGATGGACAAGCATGTTGAGTTGTCTTACTGTTGCTATGAATCATTCAAAGTGCTTGTTAGGAACTATTTGGATTTGGAGTCACATAAACTGTTTGGAAGCATTCAACGGTTGTTGGGGGAGACTAATATGACTCCTGCTGATGTTGCTGAGAACTTGATGCCGAAATCTGTTTTTGAAGACGCTGATTCTTGTTTGAAGAACTTGATTGAAGCACTCGAGGCTGCGAAGGAGGAGGCAAGAATGAAGGCAGAGGAAGAAGCAAAATTGAAAGCAGAGAAGGAAGCAAAGGAGAAACATGAGACTGCTAATGAGCAAGTCAAATGTAATGGAACATCAGCTGAAGGAAGATTATGTGAAGAAGTTAAAGAAAATGGTGTCTGA
- the LOC112188984 gene encoding AAA-ATPase At3g28580 isoform X1 — protein MKMMGEMFAQLGSLIATVMFVYTICKQYLPYNLQGLVVRYSHKLFGFLYPYIQITFDEYADDFRKRSEVYSAIQSYLSTKSSTTAKRLKAHDVKGSSTLVLGMADNEEVTEEFRGIKIWWASMKDSSKKNSFSFYPEYDEKRHFKLTFHRQHRDVIMGCYLDHVRKEGKEIAMRNRQRKLYINNSGKGKWSHVMFEHPATFETLAMDPNKKEEIVNDLVKFSAGKEYYAKIGKAWKRGYLLYGPPGTGKSTMIAAMSNLMNYDVYDLELTAVKDNTELRKLLIDITGKSIIVIEDIDCSLDLTGQRKKKKEEEDKEVKDPIQKMSGEEETTTSKVTLSGLLNFIDGIWSACGGERLIVFTTNYVDKLDPALIRRGRMDKHVELSYCCYESFKVLVRNYLDLESHKLFGSIQRLLGETNMTPADVAENLMPKSVFEDADSCLKNLIEALEAAKEEARMKAEEEAKLKAEKEAKEKHETANEQVKCNGTSAEGRLCEEVKENGV, from the coding sequence atgaagatgatgggTGAAATGTTTGCTCAATTAGGCTCTCTGATTGCCACTGTAATGTTTGTTTATACAATATGTAAACAATACTTGCCCTACAATCTTCAGGGCCTTGTTGTAAGATATAGCCACAAATTGTTCGGATTTCTGTACCCTTACATCCAAATCACCTTTGATGAATATGCTGATGATTTTCGCAAACGCAGCGAGGTCTACTCTGCTATCCAGAGCTACCTCAGCACCAAGTCATCAACAACGGCGAAACGACTGAAAGCTCATGATGTCAAGGGGAGCAGCACCCTGGTTCTCGGCATGGCGGATAATGAAGAAGTTACTGAGGAGTTTCGAGGGATCAAGATCTGGTGGGCTTCTATGAAAGACTCGTCCAAAAAGAACTCCTTTTCTTTCTATCCTGAGTACGATGAGAAGAGACATTTCAAGCTAACTTTCCACAGACAACATAGGGATGTAATCATGGGGTGTTATCTTGATCATGTTAGGAAAGAAGGGAAGGAGATTGCGATGAGGAATAGACAAAGAAAGCTTTACATCAACAACAGCGGCAAAGGGAAGTGGAGTCATGTGATGTTTGAGCACCCTGCAACATTTGAGACTTTAGCAATGGACCCAAACAAGAAAGAGGAAATAGTGAATGATCTGGTGAAGTTTAGCGCTGGGAAAGAGTACTATGCTAAAATCGGGAAGGCTTGGAAGCGAGGCTATCTTCTATATGGGCCACCAGGAACTGGGAAGTCAACCATGATTGCTGCAATGTCTAACCTCATGAACTATGATGTTTATGATCTTGAGTTGACGGCTGTCAAGGATAACACTGAATTGAGGAAGCTGTTGATTGACATAACAGGGAAGTCGATTATCGTGATTGAAGACATTGATTGCTCGCTTGATCTTACtggtcaaagaaagaagaaaaaagaggaggAAGATAAGGAAGTAAAGGACCCGATTCAGAAAATGagtggggaagaagaaaccacaaCCAGCAAGGTTACTTTGTCAGGGCTGTTGAACTTTATTGATGGGATATGGTCAGCTTGTGGAGGTGAAAGATTGATCGTGTTTACTACTAACTATGTGGACAAGCTTGATCCTGCTCTTATAAGAAGAGGAAGGATGGACAAGCATGTTGAGTTGTCTTACTGTTGCTATGAATCATTCAAAGTGCTTGTTAGGAACTATTTGGATTTGGAGTCACATAAACTGTTTGGAAGCATTCAACGGTTGTTGGGGGAGACTAATATGACTCCTGCTGATGTTGCTGAGAACTTGATGCCGAAATCTGTTTTTGAAGACGCTGATTCTTGTTTGAAGAACTTGATTGAAGCACTCGAGGCTGCGAAGGAGGAGGCAAGAATGAAGGCAGAGGAAGAAGCAAAATTGAAAGCAGAGAAGGAAGCAAAGGAGAAACATGAGACTGCTAATGAGCAAGTCAAATGTAATGGAACATCAGCTGAAGGAAGATTATGTGAAGAAGTTAAAGAAAATGGTGTCTGA